In the genome of Aulosira sp. FACHB-615, one region contains:
- a CDS encoding helix-turn-helix domain-containing protein, translating into MSNNSSHASQAFGSCRWLWNYCLNLMNQTYKETGKGLSGYEVKKIIPQLKKEYDWLSLTYSQC; encoded by the coding sequence ATGTCCAACAACAGCAGTCACGCTTCGCAAGCTTTTGGCAGTTGTCGTTGGCTTTGGAATTATTGTCTGAACTTGATGAACCAAACATACAAGGAGACTGGTAAGGGGTTATCTGGATATGAAGTTAAAAAGATAATTCCCCAATTAAAGAAAGAGTATGATTGGTTGTCACTAACTTACTCACAATGTTT
- a CDS encoding GAF domain-containing protein — MTVHQRGVGETADLIIGVHNQENQQLQPNSAPVGALARRKGTISTFLAPLTQDTFKQVVTEVEHKLQIVHQTLSMLDSHGFETILQEMLQSITLKTGELLGADRTTIFLLDEEKQELWSIVAAGEGDRSLEIRIPADKGIAGEVATLKQVVNIPFDFYSDPRSIFAQAQEKVTGYRTYTMLALPLLNEQGQLVAVVQLLNKLKSIHDINAPLAERIDTVGFTRSDEQLFQEFAPSIRLILESSRSFYMATQKQRAAAALMKAIKSLSQSSLDLEDTLKRVMDEAKELMNADRSTLWLIDRDRHELWTKITQDDGTKRELRVPIGKGFAGIVAASGKTLNIPFDLYDNPDSETAKKLDQQNGYRTCSLLCMPVFNADQQLIGVTQLVNKKKSGEFPPYNPATWPKAPECFQASFDRNDEDFMEAFNIQAGVALQNAQLFATVKQQEQMQRDILRSLSNGVISTDKSGCIIAANESAKRLLGVEAEERLEGKSIDEAIAIKEGDFSKWFQDALHGDDIKRRQQYYPDRTLISTGTEQEQHSINLSINSIADVNDQQQVRGALVVMEDISDEKRLKSTMYRYMTQELAEELLKLDDAKLGGDRKEVSILFSDIRGYTTLTENLEAEEVVSMLNEYFESMVEAVFKHKGTLDKYIGDAIMAVFGSPLPLEEHAWMAVQTSIEMRHRLHEFNQRRYAANKPRINIGIGINSDTVISGNIGSSKRMEFTAIGDGVNLGSRLESVSKQYGCDIILSDNTFKPCQEYIWARELDYIRVKGRNEPVSIYELVGLRSDPIPSEKLQVIEHYHKGREYYLKRQFTYARAEFAKVLAFDNQDKAAMLHLLRCQHWLQSPPTDFDWDDGVWTFNEK, encoded by the coding sequence ATGACAGTGCATCAACGTGGTGTTGGGGAGACCGCTGATTTAATTATTGGTGTTCACAACCAAGAAAATCAACAATTACAACCCAATTCAGCTCCTGTGGGTGCCCTTGCCAGAAGAAAAGGAACTATTTCTACTTTTCTGGCTCCTTTGACTCAGGACACTTTTAAACAAGTGGTGACTGAAGTTGAGCATAAGTTACAGATTGTACATCAAACCCTGTCAATGCTAGATTCTCATGGGTTTGAGACAATCCTGCAAGAAATGTTGCAGTCAATTACCTTAAAAACTGGGGAATTATTAGGAGCAGACCGGACGACTATATTTTTGTTAGATGAAGAAAAACAAGAATTATGGTCAATTGTAGCGGCGGGAGAAGGCGATCGCTCCTTAGAAATTCGCATCCCAGCCGATAAAGGCATTGCGGGTGAAGTCGCCACCCTCAAACAAGTAGTTAATATTCCGTTTGATTTTTATAGTGACCCCCGGTCAATCTTTGCCCAAGCCCAAGAAAAAGTGACCGGCTACCGTACCTATACAATGCTGGCTTTGCCACTGTTAAATGAACAAGGGCAGTTAGTAGCAGTAGTGCAGTTACTGAACAAATTAAAGTCTATCCACGATATCAACGCCCCATTAGCAGAGCGAATTGATACAGTAGGTTTTACACGCAGTGACGAACAGTTATTTCAAGAATTTGCGCCATCAATTCGCCTGATTTTAGAATCTTCACGCTCTTTTTACATGGCGACGCAAAAACAAAGGGCGGCGGCGGCGTTGATGAAAGCCATCAAATCTTTGAGCCAAAGCAGTCTGGATTTAGAAGATACCCTGAAGCGGGTAATGGACGAAGCCAAGGAACTGATGAACGCCGATCGCAGTACCTTGTGGTTAATTGATCGCGATCGTCATGAATTATGGACGAAAATTACTCAAGATGATGGGACAAAAAGAGAATTACGTGTACCCATCGGTAAAGGTTTTGCGGGGATAGTGGCTGCATCTGGCAAAACCCTAAATATTCCCTTTGATTTGTACGATAATCCCGACTCAGAAACAGCCAAAAAACTTGACCAACAAAATGGCTACCGTACCTGTAGCTTATTGTGTATGCCAGTGTTTAACGCCGATCAACAATTGATTGGTGTTACACAGTTGGTCAATAAAAAGAAATCGGGTGAATTTCCGCCCTATAATCCTGCAACTTGGCCAAAAGCGCCAGAATGCTTCCAAGCCAGCTTCGACCGCAACGACGAAGATTTTATGGAAGCTTTTAATATTCAAGCGGGGGTGGCGCTGCAAAATGCTCAATTGTTTGCCACAGTTAAGCAACAAGAACAAATGCAGCGAGATATTTTGCGGAGTCTTTCTAATGGTGTTATTTCTACCGATAAATCAGGTTGTATTATTGCTGCCAATGAAAGTGCGAAACGCTTGCTAGGTGTAGAAGCCGAAGAACGTTTAGAAGGGAAATCAATTGATGAAGCGATCGCAATTAAAGAAGGCGACTTTAGCAAATGGTTTCAAGACGCTCTACACGGAGATGATATCAAACGCCGTCAGCAATATTATCCAGACCGCACGCTCATCAGCACTGGTACAGAACAAGAACAACACAGTATTAATTTATCAATTAACTCCATAGCCGATGTCAACGACCAACAGCAAGTCCGGGGTGCGTTGGTGGTGATGGAAGACATTAGCGATGAGAAACGCCTCAAGAGTACTATGTACCGCTACATGACTCAGGAATTGGCGGAAGAATTACTCAAGTTAGATGATGCCAAATTAGGAGGCGATCGCAAAGAAGTTTCCATCTTGTTCTCGGATATTCGCGGCTACACCACTTTGACAGAAAACCTAGAAGCAGAAGAAGTGGTGAGTATGCTAAATGAATATTTTGAATCAATGGTAGAAGCGGTTTTTAAACATAAAGGCACTCTCGATAAATACATCGGTGATGCCATTATGGCCGTGTTTGGTTCACCTCTACCTTTAGAAGAACATGCTTGGATGGCGGTACAAACATCCATAGAAATGCGTCATCGCTTGCACGAATTTAACCAACGTCGTTACGCTGCGAATAAACCAAGAATTAATATTGGCATTGGCATTAATTCCGATACTGTGATTAGTGGCAATATCGGTTCAAGTAAGCGGATGGAATTTACCGCCATTGGTGATGGTGTTAACCTGGGTTCTCGCTTAGAAAGCGTCAGCAAACAATATGGTTGCGATATTATTCTGAGTGACAATACATTTAAACCCTGCCAAGAATATATTTGGGCGAGAGAATTAGATTACATTCGTGTCAAAGGTAGAAACGAACCAGTATCTATCTATGAATTAGTTGGTTTACGTTCTGACCCAATTCCCAGTGAAAAATTGCAAGTTATCGAACACTATCACAAAGGACGTGAGTATTATCTCAAGCGTCAGTTTACTTATGCGAGGGCTGAATTTGCCAAGGTTTTAGCATTTGACAACCAAGATAAAGCAGCAATGTTACATCTTTTGCGTTGTCAGCATTGGCTACAATCACCCCCAACTGATTTCGATTGGGATGACGGCGTTTGGACGTTTAATGAAAAGTAA
- a CDS encoding four-helix bundle copper-binding protein yields the protein MMMMMTESMTAEMQTCMNACMECQKMCMETMTYCMSKGGMYMDMAMMGMMRDCSEMCMMCMNMMMGGSEFMGRTCMLCAEMCDRCAMTCEKMSDDAKMMECAAACRKCAEACRSMNMMPA from the coding sequence ATGATGATGATGATGACTGAATCCATGACTGCGGAAATGCAAACCTGTATGAACGCTTGCATGGAATGTCAGAAAATGTGCATGGAAACTATGACTTACTGCATGAGTAAAGGCGGTATGTACATGGATATGGCTATGATGGGCATGATGCGTGATTGCTCTGAGATGTGCATGATGTGTATGAACATGATGATGGGTGGTTCCGAATTTATGGGACGCACTTGTATGTTGTGTGCTGAGATGTGCGATCGCTGTGCCATGACTTGTGAAAAAATGAGCGATGATGCCAAAATGATGGAATGTGCCGCAGCTTGCCGTAAATGCGCCGAAGCCTGCCGTTCTATGAACATGATGCCTGCTTAA